In Flavobacteriales bacterium, the following proteins share a genomic window:
- a CDS encoding 2-oxo acid dehydrogenase subunit E2, translating into MSIEIVVLPKMGESVAEATIISWLKNEGDSIEADDVLVEIATDKVDTEVLSPFTGKIISLKYSIDDTVQVGAVIAEIETSSASKPLTKPKEEVDETPAKTVIEDKKIEHQDSANTITPVNIPKIKEKETVSISTKSDRFYSPLVKSIAKKEGLSQKQLDQIQGTGKDKRLTKNDLLNYLKSDPSIESIQPSVQSTEPIPPIPLAVSNGDDEIIEMDRVRQLISTHMLNSQRTSAHVTSFIELDVTNIVNWRNANKEEFQRIYGESLTFTPIFIEALAKTIQHFPMVNVSVEGKNILVKKDINIGMATALPNGNLIVPIIKNADQLNLLGIAKKVNDLANRARHEKLTPDDTSYGTYTMTNIGSFGSIMGTPIINQPQVAIMAIGAIKKKPAVIETEMGDTIGIRQMMYMSHTYDHRIIDGAMGSMFLKMMADELESFDSSRKI; encoded by the coding sequence ATGTCTATAGAAATTGTCGTATTGCCCAAAATGGGGGAAAGTGTTGCCGAGGCAACTATAATTTCTTGGCTAAAAAACGAAGGTGATTCTATAGAAGCAGATGACGTACTCGTTGAAATAGCAACGGATAAAGTAGATACTGAAGTCCTCTCTCCATTCACAGGTAAAATCATCAGTTTAAAATATTCTATTGACGATACAGTTCAAGTTGGAGCCGTAATTGCTGAAATAGAAACCAGCTCTGCCAGTAAGCCTCTTACAAAACCCAAAGAAGAAGTTGACGAAACACCTGCAAAAACAGTTATTGAAGACAAGAAAATAGAACACCAGGATTCTGCTAATACTATAACCCCTGTTAATATTCCTAAAATAAAGGAGAAAGAAACAGTGAGTATTTCTACCAAAAGCGATCGTTTTTATTCTCCCCTTGTAAAAAGCATTGCTAAAAAAGAAGGGCTTTCTCAAAAACAATTAGATCAAATACAAGGAACCGGTAAAGACAAAAGACTCACGAAAAACGACCTTCTTAATTATTTAAAATCGGATCCAAGCATTGAATCCATCCAGCCGTCGGTACAAAGCACTGAACCTATCCCTCCTATCCCATTAGCTGTTTCAAATGGCGATGACGAGATAATTGAAATGGATAGAGTTCGCCAACTTATATCAACACACATGTTGAATTCGCAAAGAACTTCAGCACACGTCACCTCTTTTATCGAATTAGACGTAACCAATATCGTAAATTGGAGAAATGCGAATAAGGAAGAATTCCAAAGGATATATGGAGAATCATTAACATTTACTCCCATCTTTATAGAAGCCTTAGCTAAAACAATCCAACATTTCCCCATGGTTAACGTATCTGTGGAAGGAAAAAATATATTGGTCAAAAAAGACATCAACATCGGCATGGCTACTGCTCTTCCAAATGGTAATTTAATTGTACCTATTATTAAAAATGCGGACCAGTTAAACCTTTTAGGAATTGCTAAAAAAGTTAACGACCTAGCAAACAGAGCACGACATGAAAAGCTTACCCCGGATGATACCTCATATGGCACTTATACTATGACAAATATTGGTTCTTTTGGAAGCATCATGGGTACACCCATTATTAACCAACCTCAAGTTGCGATAATGGCAATTGGCGCAATAAAAAAGAAGCCAGCTGTTATTGAAACAGAAATGGGTGATACAATTGGGATTAGGCAGATGAT